The DNA segment AAGTTAGGAGAGTAAGTGGTCATTttcatctgatttttattttcagtatgagCGATGTATGTAACGTACAGTGTTCTGAAGAGAATGTTCTTAATTCTAAACAAGATGCAGTCTTTCAGgagaattattttgctttgagaTAGCTGCACAAAGTGCCTCTCTGGCTTCCCCAAAACCACATTCTCTTGAAATTGTGTCAGAACAGGTATGATAATTGACCCTTGCTGCAGGAAATGGCTCCATTTGTTGGCATTGTATGTGTGTAATGTCTTCATGCTATGCTAAAAAAGTTGGTTGGACTTGCCAGAACATGAACTTCTGAGGGAGCTGGTAAATAATCTGTGGAAAGATAAGAAGAGCGACCTGAGAGTGGTTAGCTAATTTAGTTGGGTACCTGAGGCTGAGGATGtcaatttccttatttttactTCAGGAAACTAAGGATTTGAGCCCATTGGTAGACCCCAGAGAAGAATTCAGTGTTACCAAGAGAATGATTTAGTGTTACATGGTTATTTTAAGGTCTGCAAACAAATTTTCCTGaaattctctgcttttaaaGCACATTCTTTGTATTGTAGTCCTTTATGGCCTTGGATACTCACCATGTAGGACAAACCACAAGAGGTGGTTAGTTCTTCTAAATGCCTCTGTTGTCAtagcaaatatttgcattccAAAGAGTGTACAGTGCTCCTAGAGAAATGAGTATTGTCACTGAACTAAGTGGAAGATATGAACTCTGATGGGTTGAGCAGATGTTAGTTCAGCTGGAAACTTTTTTCATCTGACATCAGCAGCTGCATCAATTTTTTCTTGTGATGGCTATCAACACTCACCTTCCTTTTACCTGAGACTGAACCACTGGGATTTATGTTCAGCTCTGTCTTGgaggtttcatttctttttactttctgaatAAATTTGCAGTGCAGGCCAGAAGCATTGTGAGAGACTTTGCTTagtagatttaatttttaatctgagGAATAATGATTAGAATAATAATTTCCTAAGAGCTTTATTTATTCAGTTAATGAATGAAAATTGCGTGAATAATTTAAATTGGGATTAGGCTATATGTAGTCCCACTGTGCTTTAATACTTTGTACCGTACCTTTAGATAAAGGTCCTTTAGCAATGGGTTTCTGTGGACTTAAAAGCTGTGATTAAAAACGTGTCAACTCATAACATGATAAAAAAGGAAGTCACTGCTTTGAAGATTCTACTgtaaaacttaaagaaaaaatgaaacgTATTTTATGAAAActcaagaaagagaataaagaatTCTATAAGAATATGTCCAAAAGAATAAGCTGATAACAATGCACATATTGTAATGCTTATTTGGGGGGAATGAGAGGAGGTTTGGCAGATCTGGGGGCAATTAATAGAAAGGGACACTGGTGTGATAACTAGAGACCTAGAAGACAATGAGTCACTAAAACTGAGCAAGAACTGAAATTCAGTAAACTTGTGATTAATGACATCAGATGAGACAAGGAAGTAAAATACCAGGCACTGTGTTTTTGCTGGGAGAGAATTGtgatttttgttcttctccCTTTGCTAGAAATAGAATAGGGGGCATTTAAAGAAATGGGAACTGAAACAGTGATGGTCTCATGATCTTCTTACTTCTCAAGACTTTCTAGATATGAAAATGGGGTGAGAAGTGCTTTTCCTAAAATGTAAGACTGAAAGAATGGGGAGGTAAAAATAGGTGCAGTAGAGGAAGCAGTATGTAGAGGTCATGAGGGACTGAAGGTATTGGGGAAGGTCCCAAtcaccaccaaaacaaaaaacaaaccaaacagaacGAATCTGCACCTCAGATTTAGAAACAGCGTTCACAAATATGCAGGATATGAGTGAATTTTCCTTCATTCTGCATTATGTGAGCTGTTTTGAATACATTGACATATCCAAGTACACCTGTACTTTATTTACTCCACTGGAATGATTTCTGGACTGCAAATATAttcctgtctgaaaaaaaaagacagttcaACCAGTGAATTCAGCCATTTGGTGTATAGTAAAGAATGGGCTAAGAGACAGTCAAGAGGTCTTGATGCTCCATTTTCGGGCTGGTGGGAGAGCTGCTTGTGCTTATATGGGGCAGGATTTATTGATACTTGTGTTGTAGAAGTGAAAGGGGCAGAGGGAATAAACTGTATGGGTATGCATGAATCCTTTATCATTAGCAGTCAGGACAATGAGCAGTGATTAGTCCTGATTAGATCCTTTTATTACATCAGCATTTCCAATGTGCCATGCACAATTTTGTTATTCGAAAGAGTTGAAGTGACTAATGGAAGTGCATATTTTATGGTTCAGGTTTGGTTTGGAGATATGTAATTATatgcagaagtaaaataaaaaaaaccaacatgtATTTTTGATGTAGGCAAATAGAATGTTGTGAAACAGCAGATGAGTTTTACAGTACCATGGGCAAGCTGACTCAGGAGATGCTGGAAGACAATCTGATTGACAGCAATGAACTCATGCAGGTGAGTAATTGTGATATAATTATTGTTTGTGTTGTGTGTGCATCCTTCAGGTGCTGATTTCtaacaaattacatttttgttcaGATACTGCAGAAGCCTAAACTCTCCCAAGAAGGAGAGTTTAAGATTAAATGAGTTGAGCTAGCGTGTCGATGAAACAAGTAGATGACCTGCAGTAAAAGCTAAAATCTTATCTTATGCACTAAGTATAGAGAACCACTAGGCTCCATTTGATTGTAAATTGGTTGTATGTTGACAGCTGAAAATTTTTGTGATATAACGTCCAACTGGATTTATGCAAGTGAGATGCAGAATCTTTCAGTAGTCATAATTTTTAGGgtgttcttttgttttatttttttttttttgccagttatTTATTACATTGTGTCCTTTTCCTTGTGCAGATGCTGTGAGAGACAAGAGTTTATCAagtgagaaggggaaaaaatatccttcatgatttaacaaaaaaaaagccatgaacAGTTGTTAGTgaactagaaataaaaacatttgtagATAATTACAGTTCCTGGATTCTTGGAGGAACAAAGATCCGCATTGttctgggaaagggaagggcCTTCAGTATTACAGACATAATTGTATTGATTTGcactcagggttttttttctggtatcttTGAGGTGTTGTCTACTTAGATGTTTTATAAAGATTTCATGCTACAATTCTGGAACGTTACTTTCAGTGAGTTTGAGTATGGTCATTAAATGGgtgcaaacacagagcaaataatacctttgaaatattttacctgATTTAGGGGAAGGAAAACATTGTCAGTCTCAGTCTGTGAATTTGCATGTGTTTATTACAGTAGTTAACAGTTGACTTCTGTTACCTATTATTAGAAGGAAAACTTATTGACTGGGATAATATGCTTCCATTGTCTGCTGAAGTGTTGCTCTGAAGTAAAGGATTACTTTCAGACTTTTGGCTTTTGTTATTGCCGTTTTTTAATACGGGAGCTCTGGGAATGAGAGGGGTGAGGACTGTGGCTTTGTTTGCTTCAAAAGTAGATATGCAGCTGGTCAGAGGTACtgaatacttattttaaaagtgttaaGGATGAGGCATTTCACCTAGGATGCATGAGGAGAGTGGCCCAAGTTGATGCCTTCTTGTGTTCATTGGGTTTTGGTTCCTGTCTCAAGTGCAATTAAATATCAATATATGGCATTTGTGACAAAGAATAGTCTTGGGAAGGCTGAAATGGTTGGGAAGGCTGACCCGGTGTGGATTTCTTTATTTGATGTTGTGTGTAATAGAAGATAAGGTATAGGTAACTTACTGATTGGAGGAATGatccttttgggtttttttgactgtTGCAATTACAAGTGTATTAAATTAGCAGTCTTTTTGTGcttcagcaaaaaataaatgcttggtGCAAAGTATATGTGTATTCATAGTGTACACTTGTATTTTGTGACACTGACAGGAGCGTTAGGGTAGAATAGCATTGCCTTTGGTGTGGGCAATATGGCAGGTTTAAGTTTTCTGCATAGGGatgcagtgtttctgttttatttgtgtcCTTTCAGTTGTAGAAACCACACAATAGTTTAGATAGCGTCCTTCAAATTAGAAGCAGGCTCTGGCAGTGTTTCTGTCTCCATCCAAAGTGTTCTAGGCTCTCTTTATGGTAAGTGGAGAGAATTATGCACTACAAGTGTTtaccatcagggaatgtgaaTGCCACTATGTTCCCATTTGCTGCATTTGGAGAACTCCTCtgtgtgggaaaagaaaataaagaaatatgagCTAGTGCATTAATGAAAGGATCCACACTGCTTGAACACACtggtttttaaattgttttaggCTTTTTCAGAGGCATCATCGAGAGATGAATGTGTAGactgctttgtttaaaaacagaaaaataaaaatttccccCCtaatcaaaatcaaaacaatggATTTACATCTAATACTTTTTACAAGTTGGCTCAAGGATTAGTATTCTGCTGCAGGCGAAGATTAGTATCCTATGCTGCTTTCCCTATGCATTCCAGTAAGCGTTGCTGGTGGCAATCATCTCTTTTATTTAGATTTGCATGACATTTACATTTGCATCTAAACTAGCTCTCTGGGCTCTCTTAAGCCAGCAAACAGGAACAGGCACTTCTTTGCCACTAGAAAACAAATTGTGCTCTAAAAGGCCTGTTCCCATTGGGAGTTAGAGGAGGGAGGTGTGATGATCCTTCAGGGGAAAGCGTTGAGTGAGCAGATGTCTAAAGTAGATCAGAGGACTCTTGTCCTCCTTCTCTCCACCAGCACGTATAGCTGGTGCAAGTTTATAATTAAAGttgcctccttccctcccatGCAGACAATACATATACTTAGGATTGAAGGCTTAAAGCTTTTGCAGATTTGGCCTTTGCATGGCAAGGGTTTTTACAATGTAGTGCTGAGGGGAACGTGGAGGGTTtggggaagaaagcaaacaagccTATAGCTTCCTCCTCTTTCATATTGAACAGTATAGGTTCAAAAAGGGAAGAGCCATAGGTATCAGGTGCTACACCAGATACGTATTCAGGTCTAGAAATTAAATGGATACAGTATGCAGTATTGTAATTTTATTGGCATTCTAGTAAACTTTGGCTCTAACACGGAGACAGAAGGTTGTATACCAGGTGTCTGCAGATTTTCCAAACAGCATGTGCTAGATTGAGTACACGCTTTCATGCCTTCTCAGAAAGCAAGCATTTTTAATAGGCAGTTAAACTAATTCAGTTTGCACTCCTAGAAACTTTCCAGTGTAAAGGAAGTGAGgagcaaacaggaaaaggagagggacCCCTGTGTGTTTACTGTGGTAAAGGGGAACAGGGATTAATCTCTCTGTAGCACCTTAGCATTTTACACTGTCTCCCATAGACAGTTTCCCTGATCTGATGGTATTCACTATTAACTTTCTGCTTGAGtagcactttgttttcttttgggtttgtttattatttttttattttgcttccctAGTGAaagtgaaaagagagaagagccTTAAACCGGTGTGGGGCAGCTCTTGACAGAAATGTTTGAGCGATCTGCAAAGACAAAATTGCTTGGCCTCTTACGGAAGCCACAGCCCTTCTGCATGGTATTCTGCTGAGGATGTGGATGGCTTTGCATTTTTAGGCTAAGGGAAAGGATTGACAAATGCTATTGATTTAATGTGAgaagagaggtttttttccttggcttCTTCTCTTGTTCCCAGAATCTGTCCATTACAACCATATATAAGATAATAAGTTGGACTACATCGTGCTTCTTATGTGTAGGCTATTTCTGACTGGCAAAGTGTCGTGAGAATTAATCAAGTGGCACCCAGGGCTGTTGTACAAACTAGGAACGACATTCTTTGATGCTGAAGCATTGCTGTGAGGACACCACAGGTGTTGATCGACAATACTTTTTTAATGTGCAGTGGATCTTGCACCAGCATTTGTTGATCTCTTAGCCAGATGGCAAGTAACGGTCCAGGTATAATCTGGTAAcaagtaattaaattaaaaatgtgtatgcTAAATTAAAGAAACCACACAGGATCTGGAAGAGACACAGACTGGAGACAGGCAAAAGCTAAAAGCATAATCTAAAACAGTAGGTGCAAGGAGCAAATGGAGGACTCAGGGTCGACTGTTTCACTTAAAGGGTAACTGGCATATGGAACAAGTTACCCAAAAAGGCTGTAGACATAAAGAGTAGAAATAAATTCCAGACACACCTTCTTCTCTGTGAAGGGGGAGAGTTGAGGcatatgggggaaaaaaaaccaaagcaggaAAGTGTGGTGGAGATCAAACAAGCAGGCAGACGCGTTAGGCCAGAGGTAGGTCTTTCTCCAGATCATGAAGTTCCTTTGTCTGGTAGACTGCAGGGATATCACTTGTTCAGGCCCTagagaatatttgtttttcacagcaGCATTGTAGTTTCGTGGAGTGGCAACGCCTCGTTTCATGCTCTGGATTTTTGTATGCATTCTCCTTGCCTTAGAGTCTGTGCATGGCTTGAActgtaaaagcatttttgcttAGAAGCCTGTTGGGCTGCACTGTTGCCCCGTGCCTGATCCAGGCAGGAGTGTCCTTCCTGCTCCCCATTGCTTACATCATTGCCGTaggtgaaacatttttttttttctcttcttccatcaGGAAAGGTCTAGTACTGAAttcatgtttgtgtttttccctAGTGTATTTAGCACACACAAGGCATGGTTCAAGAATGGATTATATAGAAATTGTTCCTTTCATCTTAATTGAGGCCATTTGCCTTCAGACGAAACTATTACTTACTAGtgcaagaataaaagaaaatataagtgAAGATTTCTTGTCATAGCTGATGAGAAATTTTTATGTTGCTGTCTTTCAgaagacatttaattttcaagatGGGGAAAAGCTATGATTTTTCAgggaaacagtgaaaaatgatatttcagctatttttttctttttacttctttttacttCATTGAGACTCCCAATGAATTGTGTGTCAGTTATCTGAAAGTCCTGAATAGTTGTCAGTGtacaaaagcaggagaaaaaagacaACTAAAACAGGTACGAACAAATCATCAGTGATATTGCAACAAATATGATGTGTCTTTATGCTGAGTCAGCTGGTGACACACATTCTGTTATTACAAAATTCCTTAAAGCAAAGATAATGCTGAAAGCAAATTCATTTGCAACTATTTATCTTCTTTAACTGTGAGTactgaagtaaataaaacattattttttatggCCTTGTTTTAGGTTCTAGGGATTACATTTTAGAGTTGCAGAGGGGTTTCTTTGTTCACCATGGaacaaatttctttaaaaacaaccatcacccaccaaaaaaaccccaccaaacaaCATCAAACCCAAAAACTGAGAGGAGAAAGGTTAGCTGTGTAATGCTGGGTTCTTCTTTTGTTAACTGTTGTGATGATTTCCTTTGCACTAGCTCTTGGGGCTGCTCGGGTGAAGTAATGGGTCTGTTAAGAGTCCATCTGCTCCTTCCTATCTACACTCGCATCAATACCTTATTGAATACTTGAGCAAAAATATAGGTCTTCTGGAAGATCCCCAAAACCTCAATGATGCGTTCATGTAGCTGGAATCATagttggaggaggaggatttcCAGTGTGCTGGCAAGGAGAGGTTTGACAATGATTATTGAATAAATACAAGAGTTGAAACAGACACTACATCTCATGttatatattccttttttttttttcttttctttgaaccATGTATCTTTCTAGTGCATCTGTCTTTATTTGTCTTAGAGGAAATACTGACTGATTCATAAAACTAGACAGTTTCTATTTTCTTACAGCATATGAAAACATACAGCCTTTAATCCTATAAGGCTGTGAAGGTCTCTTCATGGAGGAATCTTTTGTGGGGCTGTCAGTTAAAGTGacaattttaaaagctgcatttttttccccccctagACTGTTTATACCATGGCTCAATTTCCCTTCCCCCAACTGGCAGAATTAAGGGAGAAATACACATACAACATTACTCCTTTCCCCGCGGCAGTAAAATCAACTTCATTTTCAGGGTAAGTTTGAAATGCACTGCTTATGGCATATAGCCTTATTGTTTACCCTGCACAGACAGTGAAAATGCAGGTGGCGTCCTCCCTTGTATGTTCCTAAAGAAGACAAAGATGTTTGGTAATGATCATAGTTAAGAATGgctctttcttatttcttttatgttctCATTTGACAGAAGGCTGGGCAGAACCAGAGACAGTGATGAGGAGAATGACCAAGACGATGATGACTCAATTGCCAATGCAATTGGCTGTCTTGGACCATTAAGTGGGTTTTTGGTGCCTGAGCTCCAAAAATACCAAAAACAGATGAAAGGTAAAAGtgcttttgttcattttggaaaacagttAAATCTGCATGACCTTGCAGAAATTGTATGTGGCTTCCACTGTGAAAACTGCTaccaaaattgtattttatattcACAAAGAGATGAAACCAGGTGCTGAATGACTTGTTCTGCCGTCTGTGAAGGTGTCTTCAAAGTCAAGTTTGAAGCTGTATGTATACAATAAATGACAGGGCACGTTAAGGATTTTGCTACAGTGATGGTTAAAAACCCAACCCCATAGAGTTGCCCACCCACAAAATAAGTAGTACATGTTTGGAAAAATGTCCACCCTAAATCCATGCTTATTTCCAAGAAGTGTGAGTTAGTCAGCATATTCTGGAGGGCATACATAGAGTAAATAATGTTGACCTTTGTTAGCATATGTGTGGATAATTTTGGAACCTGTCAGCAGTGAGTGAATTCTGCAGGTCATTTCACTGCCCTTTTGGCGAAACCTTCAGGCAGTTGTATGTGTTGgatatattcatattttttttaaaaaaagttggGTGTAGGTTAGGGTGTTCTGACAAAATGGCACTACTTTTCAAATCTCTCCCcgttgaaataaaatttctggcAGAATTGTATGTTCACCTGTGCAAGCCctacaagcagaacaaaatacTGGTCTGTTCGAGAAAAGCAGACCCTTTGGTAACTTGCAGCAGCCTTAACGGTACTGGATGAACAGGGATTTTGTGATAACCTGGGAGAGAGTATTGTTATTTATCTCCATActtccccctcaaaaaaaatctagacAGAGGTGTAATTAAATAACAGCAGCTGCTACATCCTCTTGCTTGTGGCTTGGTTTTGCTGAGACCTATAAGCTGCACTTTTCTTGATTGCTGTggtgttctgcttttctgttcctgaGGGACTCTAAATCTCTACCTGCTGTTTCAGGCTAGCACTTGCTCAGAACATCAAACTGCTGTTGCAAACTAAGCCAAACCCAAACAGACATCCCTTGAAATGAATTATCCCCTTGACCCCGGAGTGTCGGTTTGGTGGTGCGTcagaaacagctgtgaaaataaattgcactgctgctgttgctctgTAGCTGTTGATCAGAGATGCTCTCAGGCTGCTTGATCCTTAGCTGATCTGTGCATACCCCTTTTGTTGCTGCTAGCAGCTCTCTCCCTGTCGTGCTATAACTGTTTATTGATGCTTCTTGCTATTATCACTGGGTCAGTTGTTTATTCTCATGCCTGCTTGACTGGACTGTATCTTGTAACTTGTGTTCTTAGGCTCTGCTTTGACCAACTGAGCATCTTTAATAATAAGTTTCTGAATTGCTTCAGTGATGGCTTGATGTACTCATGGGTAATTGAAGAACTGTGCTTATAACTTTGGAATGCTATGTTAAttgatttttgtgctttttaaactCCCCTCAAACCCTTGGTATTCTTAAGCAGTAGTTCTAGAAATGTAATGCTTCTTATAAATAGTGCAGCTTTCTAAAACATGCATATTGTAATACATTTTTACTTAAAGACTACAGTTAAATAAGACAGTAGGAATCAGACATAGATTTCCCTTGTAGATAATCTGTGGAACTCTTTGAGTATGTCAATTTACTCCTCATCTCCATTGTATTCCTACTGTGCAGATCAGAATGAAGAACAAAGTCTGGGTTCCAGTAACATTGCAGAATTAAGTCCAGGAGCAATAGACTCTTGCCGAAGCGAGTATCATGCTGCTTTTAACAGCATGATGATGGAGCGTATGACTACTGATATTAATGCACTGAAAAAGCAATATTCcaggataaagaaaaagcagcaacagcaggtTCACCATGTATATATCAGAGCAGGTAATGTATCAAAATGTGCttcatttacttatttattacGAGCTAACCTCATCATAGGAGACAAGGCAAATAACATTCTTTTACATGTAACCTGGTAGACAAAACAAGAGATGCAAATGGAATATCTAACACGTTAGTAGTAAGAGGCTTCCTGCAGACAGATTGTAAATgagaaggtgatttttttttttcttttgtcaggaTCAGAAGATGATGACCCTGGGATTTTTTTAGGTCCCAGGGACCAGCTGAACAATGGTATTTAAAAGTGTCTTTGCTATCTGGGTGCATTGTGTTGATCTCTCtgattaaaaattttaaatctttggCCTTCTTGGAATTGACATACTGATGCACTGGTAAAAGTGAAATGAGGAGATGGGTGTACTTCAGACCAAGTGGCGGGTAGATTCTTAGCGGGTCCATATTATCCTAACTCCTCTGAGTTCATCCAGGCATGGCAAATTATGCAGCTGAAGAACTGGCTTAGATGTTCTATTGTGGCTGACACTCTACCTAGCTGTAATGACACTGCTGTGAGGATTGAGCATCAGTTTGTTATTTAGCAGTCCGTGTTACGGAATTTATTTCCCCAGTTGAAAAACTCAACGTGGAGGTTAGTGTGACAGTGTAGCTGAAGGTTATAGTGGGTGTGCAAGTTGAACGCAGCACACCccattccttccttcccactTAGGTGTCATCTTTCTAAGCCAGCGTTGAATCATGCAGACGTGGAGACTCTGACTTTAGAGTCAGAGCAGAGATCGATGTGGAGAATTCTTATTCCTCCTCTAGATTGTCTAAACTTCTCCTAGCCAGGAGCATTTGAATACACAGAGCTGCAACTTCTCGTTAACATTAACATCATTtgcaaggaattttttttttttttttaatattggcAAAGTATTTGCTTTGAACAAAGGCTGCAGCCAAGAGAAACAGTGCAAACAGTAAAATGTTGATTCCAAAGAACTGCCAACCTCCGTCCCCCAAACTTTTCTAATCTTACTGATTATGATGCGGGGCTGGCTTTGTGGTTTACTTGAACTGTCATCTAATTACCTAATTCTGAGTCTACTGTGCTGGTTTAATAACAGATCCTAATAGAAAAGAGTTGGTGTGGTTTatccattaaaaatacattagttCATTCTCCAGTCACAAAAGCCTCATGAAAAGGCTTATTTAACTGACCTTGTACAAGGACTGAATTGCCTTTTACAgttggaagagaaataaagatcaGAAGCTAATTTTAAGGTTAAACTATCAGTTACAGTGCAATTCCAAAAATCAAGAAGCTGTTTTtgttatgatttatttttgtaatagtCCTGGCTGAGGACTTCCCTATAGGTAAGAAGCAGGAAGGGAGGACAGGAAATCCTGATTACAGAAGTTACAGCTTTGTGTTCAACTCCAAGATGTAAGAGAAattgactgtttttctttttttttcaaatagaagTTAATCCTACAACTGTTTGCTATACCTTGAGAAAGGCATCAAATTTAGTGATGGATCCTTAGAATATTTAGTTGTTTTGATCTTTAACAATACAGCgtttcttttaaacactttcTTTCAGACAAAGGGCCAGTTACCAGCCTCCTCCCTTCTCAGGTAAACCATTCCCCGGTGATAAACCACCTCCTTTtaggaaagaagatgaaattgAATAACAGGTCTCTCAAAAATGCTGTTATTCACATCCCAAGTCATGCTGCAGGGAAGATGTCTCCCATTCCCCAAGAAgatcttaaaacaaaactgaattccCCGTGGCGTACTCACATACGAGTTCATCGAAAGAATATTGCTAGGGCCAAAGGCCAGCTGGGCTACGGGGATACCATAGGACTGATAGATGAGCAGAGTgagaactgtaaaataaatagcCCTGGGGCAAAGGAGGAGACTTCCAAACATTCTGactttgaagaaagagaaggaggtggTTTGGATGACAGGACTACTCGAAAAGCTGAGCAGCAGTCGTCTGAGGCAGGCTCTGTGGACAGCAGTACAGACATGTCAGTGGTACAGCTCAAACTGGAAGCACTGGAACTCACCTCAGATAGCAAAAACGACGTTGAGTCAACATCCCATCAGTCCAGCCAGCCACGTTTATCAGAGTCCTCCCGTTCATCCAGTGACAGTGGAAACCTGGCTAAATCTCCCCAGCCTGGGAACACAAAGCCACATGTCTTCAATCCTTTTCCCAGTGTCAAGCCTCTTCGGAAGTCAGCTACAGCCAGGAATTTAGGGCTGTATGGCCCTACTGAAAGAACGCCAACTGTACACTTCCCACAAATGAGCAGAAGTTTCAATAAGTCTGCCAGTGGCAACAGTGGGACCAGGAAACGATGATGTACTACCTGGTACTTTCAGTTCCTGACAGCAACAAAAAActttcattccctttttttttttttcccccactaatgtgtgtgtgtgtgtgtgtgtgtgtgtgcgcgtgtcCCAAAAAGTTCCTGATTGTTAAGTAATGGGGAGAAAAG comes from the Cuculus canorus isolate bCucCan1 chromosome 1, bCucCan1.pri, whole genome shotgun sequence genome and includes:
- the TBC1D30 gene encoding TBC1 domain family member 30 isoform X3, with translation MRQERLPGSLRRGGRCLKRQSSGGGVGTILSNVLKKRSCISRTAPRLLCTLEPGVDTKLKFTLEPSLGQNGFQQWHDALKAVARLPTGIPKEWRRKVWLTLADQYLHSIAIDWDKTMRFTFNERSNPDDDSMGIQIVKDLHRTGCSSYCGQEAEQDRVVLKRVLLAYARWNKSVGYCQGFNILAALILEVMEGNEGDALKIMIYLIDKVLPDSYFVNNLRALSVDMAVFRDLLRMKLPELSQHLDTLQRAANRESGGGYEPPLTNVFTMQWFLTLFATCLPNHTVLKIWDSVFFEGSEIILRVALAIWAKLGEQIECCETADEFYSTMGKLTQEMLEDNLIDSNELMQTVYTMAQFPFPQLAELREKYTYNITPFPAAVKSTSFSGRLGRTRDSDEENDQDDDDSIANAIGCLGPLSGFLVPELQKYQKQMKDQNEEQSLGSSNIAELSPGAIDSCRSEYHAAFNSMMMERMTTDINALKKQYSRIKKKQQQQVHHVYIRAGSEDDDPGIFLGPRDQLNNDKGPVTSLLPSQVNHSPVINHLLLGKKMKLNNRSLKNAVIHIPSHAAGKMSPIPQEDLKTKLNSPWRTHIRVHRKNIARAKGQLGYGDTIGLIDEQSENCKINSPGAKEETSKHSDFEEREGGGLDDRTTRKAEQQSSEAGSVDSSTDMSVVQLKLEALELTSDSKNDVESTSHQSSQPRLSESSRSSSDSGNLAKSPQPGNTKPHVFNPFPSVKPLRKSATARNLGLYGPTERTPTVHFPQMSRSFNKSASGNSGTRKR
- the TBC1D30 gene encoding TBC1 domain family member 30 isoform X5 translates to MLLQGGIRFIYPGVDTKLKFTLEPSLGQNGFQQWHDALKAVARLPTGIPKEWRRKVWLTLADQYLHSIAIDWDKTMRFTFNERSNPDDDSMGIQIVKDLHRTGCSSYCGQEAEQDRVVLKRVLLAYARWNKSVGYCQGFNILAALILEVMEGNEGDALKIMIYLIDKVLPDSYFVNNLRALSVDMAVFRDLLRMKLPELSQHLDTLQRAANRESGGGYEPPLTNVFTMQWFLTLFATCLPNHTVLKIWDSVFFEGSEIILRVALAIWAKLGEQIECCETADEFYSTMGKLTQEMLEDNLIDSNELMQTVYTMAQFPFPQLAELREKYTYNITPFPAAVKSTSFSGRLGRTRDSDEENDQDDDDSIANAIGCLGPLSGFLVPELQKYQKQMKDQNEEQSLGSSNIAELSPGAIDSCRSEYHAAFNSMMMERMTTDINALKKQYSRIKKKQQQQVHHVYIRAGSEDDDPGIFLGPRDQLNNDKGPVTSLLPSQVNHSPVINHLLLGKKMKLNNRSLKNAVIHIPSHAAGKMSPIPQEDLKTKLNSPWRTHIRVHRKNIARAKGQLGYGDTIGLIDEQSENCKINSPGAKEETSKHSDFEEREGGGLDDRTTRKAEQQSSEAGSVDSSTDMSVVQLKLEALELTSDSKNDVESTSHQSSQPRLSESSRSSSDSGNLAKSPQPGNTKPHVFNPFPSVKPLRKSATARNLGLYGPTERTPTVHFPQMSRSFNKSASGNSGTRKR
- the TBC1D30 gene encoding TBC1 domain family member 30 isoform X1; this translates as MEGGAGRAGSSADSLPEEDEDDEGPGGGNGRRGRASSLVSGLLIELYSAAEPGSARSRALRELRRRPSPLRYLRLKDVGELTTIKRELNYRISVQSAKLLRLLKQKDRLVHKVQKNCDIVTACLQAVSQKRRVDTKLKFTLEPSLGQNGFQQWHDALKAVARLPTGIPKEWRRKVWLTLADQYLHSIAIDWDKTMRFTFNERSNPDDDSMGIQIVKDLHRTGCSSYCGQEAEQDRVVLKRVLLAYARWNKSVGYCQGFNILAALILEVMEGNEGDALKIMIYLIDKVLPDSYFVNNLRALSVDMAVFRDLLRMKLPELSQHLDTLQRAANRESGGGYEPPLTNVFTMQWFLTLFATCLPNHTVLKIWDSVFFEGSEIILRVALAIWAKLGEQIECCETADEFYSTMGKLTQEMLEDNLIDSNELMQTVYTMAQFPFPQLAELREKYTYNITPFPAAVKSTSFSGRLGRTRDSDEENDQDDDDSIANAIGCLGPLSGFLVPELQKYQKQMKDQNEEQSLGSSNIAELSPGAIDSCRSEYHAAFNSMMMERMTTDINALKKQYSRIKKKQQQQVHHVYIRAGSEDDDPGIFLGPRDQLNNDKGPVTSLLPSQVNHSPVINHLLLGKKMKLNNRSLKNAVIHIPSHAAGKMSPIPQEDLKTKLNSPWRTHIRVHRKNIARAKGQLGYGDTIGLIDEQSENCKINSPGAKEETSKHSDFEEREGGGLDDRTTRKAEQQSSEAGSVDSSTDMSVVQLKLEALELTSDSKNDVESTSHQSSQPRLSESSRSSSDSGNLAKSPQPGNTKPHVFNPFPSVKPLRKSATARNLGLYGPTERTPTVHFPQMSRSFNKSASGNSGTRKR